One region of Flavobacterium pisciphilum genomic DNA includes:
- a CDS encoding carboxypeptidase-like regulatory domain-containing protein — MGYIYDESTNTPIANCIVGESTTNELGYFNLKEIRYSEFTFVGYEAPPLFVNEAIYKEGYEKKTIELHNPFGGGIRKGALHNMDTIYLKKTAVLISK; from the coding sequence ATGGGATATATCTATGACGAAAGTACCAATACTCCTATTGCAAATTGTATAGTTGGAGAAAGTACTACTAATGAGTTAGGGTATTTTAATTTAAAAGAAATAAGGTATTCGGAGTTTACTTTTGTTGGGTATGAAGCTCCACCGCTATTTGTTAATGAAGCTATATATAAAGAAGGTTATGAAAAGAAAACTATAGAATTACATAATCCTTTTGGTGGTGGAATAAGAAAAGGTGCTCTTCATAATATGGATACTATTTATCTAAAAAAGACAGCAGTTTTGATTTCTAAATGA
- a CDS encoding diphthine--ammonia ligase, with protein MKKIALFNWSSGKDSALALYKIQQAKEFEISCLLTSVNQQFQRISMHGVRVDLLEQQAKSIGLPLEIMQIPEMPTMEVYEEVMSKTLTKLKSQGVKYSIFGDIFLEDLRKYREDKLVDIGFEAVFPLWKTPTKDLIQEFISLGFKTIVVCVNERFLDKSFVGRVIDQDFINDLPDNVDVCGENGEFHTFTYDGPIFSEPIKFEVGEIVHRKYEKPKTESTNTACDSNGTDAFDYGFWYCDLI; from the coding sequence TTGAAAAAAATCGCCTTATTTAATTGGAGCAGCGGCAAGGATTCTGCTTTAGCATTATATAAAATACAACAAGCAAAAGAATTCGAAATCAGTTGTTTGCTTACAAGTGTAAACCAACAGTTTCAACGTATTTCTATGCATGGAGTTCGTGTAGATTTATTGGAACAGCAGGCAAAGAGTATTGGATTGCCTCTTGAAATCATGCAAATTCCTGAAATGCCAACGATGGAAGTGTATGAAGAAGTAATGTCTAAAACATTAACTAAGCTTAAAAGTCAAGGTGTTAAATATTCAATATTTGGGGATATTTTCCTTGAAGATTTACGCAAGTACCGTGAAGATAAATTAGTTGACATAGGATTTGAAGCGGTGTTTCCGTTATGGAAGACTCCAACAAAGGATTTGATTCAGGAATTTATTTCATTAGGTTTTAAAACAATTGTCGTTTGTGTTAATGAACGTTTTCTTGATAAGAGTTTTGTTGGGCGTGTAATTGATCAGGATTTTATAAATGATTTGCCAGATAATGTAGATGTGTGTGGAGAAAACGGTGAATTCCATACCTTTACTTACGATGGGCCGATTTTTTCTGAGCCCATTAAATTTGAAGTAGGTGAAATTGTACATCGTAAATATGAAAAACCTAAAACTGAATCTACGAATACTGCTTGTGATTCAAACGGAACAGACGCTTTTGATTATGGTTTTTGGTATTGCGATTTGATATAA
- a CDS encoding ATP-dependent helicase, producing MQKYIDQLNEAQREPVLKKDGPMIIIAGAGSGKTRVLTIRIAYLMAQGIDAFNILSLTFTNKAAREMKHRISDIVGTSEAKNLWMGTFHSVFARILRSEADHLGYPSNFTIYDSQDSARLISSIIKEMQLDRDVYKPKQVLGRISNYKNSLITVKAYFNNPELQEADAMAKRPRMGEIYQQYVDRCFKAGAMDFDDLLLKTNELLTRFPEVLAKYQDRFRYILVDEYQDTNHSQYLIVQALADRFQNICVVGDDAQSIYAFRGANINNILNFQKDYEGVIMFRLEQNYRSTRNIVEAANTIMEHNKTKLDKIVWTANDFGPKIKVHRSMTDAEEGRFVASTIFEQKMQNQLTNGSFAILYRTNAQSRAMEDALRKRDIPYRIYGGLSFYQRKEIKDVLCYLRLVINPKDEEALIRVINYPARGIGDTTVEKLTIAANHYKRSIWEVMQNIDKIDLKLNSGTKNKLNDFVTMIHSFQVINENQDAFYITDHVAKKTGLVQELKKDATPEGMAKVQNIEELLNGIKDFTEGQREVDGARGALAEFMEDVALATDLDKDTNDEDRVALMTIHLAKGLEFPHVFVVGMEEDLFPSAMSMSTRSELEEERRLFYVALTRAEHQAYLTYAQSRYRWGKLTDSEPSRFIEEIDAQYLEYLTPAESNYRYKPMIDSDIFGDVDKSKLRLAKPIGSTPPKTVSNNEPKSDLNIRKLKPVASNPNASAPNLFDNKLTIGNTVMHERFGKGEVVNLEGVGADKKAEIKFEVGGIKKLLLRFAKLDVIG from the coding sequence ATGCAAAAATACATTGACCAGCTCAATGAAGCACAGAGAGAGCCTGTTTTGAAAAAAGACGGGCCAATGATTATTATTGCTGGGGCAGGTTCAGGGAAAACTCGTGTTTTAACAATTAGAATTGCATATCTGATGGCTCAGGGTATTGATGCATTCAATATTTTGTCGCTTACTTTTACCAATAAAGCGGCTCGTGAGATGAAACATAGGATATCTGATATTGTGGGAACATCGGAGGCAAAAAACCTTTGGATGGGAACATTTCACTCTGTTTTTGCCCGAATACTACGTTCAGAAGCAGATCATTTAGGATATCCTTCTAATTTTACAATATATGATTCACAAGATTCAGCTAGATTAATTTCTTCAATTATTAAAGAAATGCAATTAGACAGAGATGTTTATAAACCTAAACAGGTTTTAGGCCGAATTTCTAATTACAAAAACAGTTTGATTACTGTAAAAGCATATTTTAATAATCCTGAATTGCAAGAAGCAGATGCTATGGCCAAAAGGCCAAGAATGGGAGAAATCTACCAACAATATGTAGACCGCTGTTTTAAAGCAGGGGCAATGGATTTTGATGATTTATTATTAAAAACCAATGAATTACTAACACGATTCCCAGAAGTTTTAGCTAAATATCAAGATCGTTTTAGATACATCCTAGTTGATGAGTACCAAGATACAAATCACTCACAATACTTAATTGTACAAGCTTTAGCAGATAGATTCCAAAATATTTGTGTTGTAGGAGATGATGCGCAAAGTATATATGCTTTCCGTGGAGCGAATATTAATAATATTTTGAATTTCCAGAAAGATTATGAAGGCGTAATAATGTTTCGCTTGGAGCAAAATTATCGTTCAACCCGTAACATAGTTGAAGCTGCAAATACTATAATGGAACACAATAAGACCAAACTTGATAAAATTGTTTGGACTGCTAATGATTTTGGTCCAAAAATCAAGGTACATCGTAGTATGACAGATGCTGAAGAAGGCCGTTTTGTTGCTAGTACAATTTTTGAACAAAAAATGCAAAATCAGCTTACAAATGGATCATTTGCAATTTTATACCGTACCAATGCGCAATCACGTGCAATGGAAGACGCTTTGAGAAAACGAGATATTCCATATCGAATTTACGGTGGACTATCTTTCTATCAAAGAAAAGAAATCAAAGATGTTTTATGTTATCTACGATTGGTAATCAATCCAAAAGACGAAGAGGCACTTATACGAGTAATTAACTACCCTGCAAGAGGAATTGGCGATACCACTGTCGAAAAACTTACAATTGCTGCAAATCATTACAAGCGCTCAATTTGGGAGGTGATGCAAAACATCGATAAAATTGATTTGAAATTAAATTCTGGAACCAAAAACAAGCTTAATGATTTTGTAACCATGATTCATAGTTTTCAGGTAATCAATGAAAATCAAGATGCTTTTTATATCACCGATCATGTTGCCAAAAAAACTGGATTAGTACAAGAGCTCAAAAAAGATGCTACTCCAGAAGGAATGGCAAAAGTTCAGAACATAGAAGAATTACTAAACGGTATAAAAGATTTTACTGAAGGACAGAGAGAAGTTGATGGAGCAAGAGGTGCATTAGCCGAGTTTATGGAAGATGTAGCACTTGCAACAGACTTAGACAAAGATACAAATGACGAAGATAGAGTTGCATTAATGACAATTCACTTGGCAAAAGGATTGGAATTCCCACATGTTTTTGTTGTCGGAATGGAAGAAGATTTGTTTCCTAGTGCCATGAGTATGAGTACAAGAAGTGAACTAGAAGAAGAACGTCGTTTATTTTACGTAGCTCTAACACGCGCTGAACATCAAGCTTATTTAACATATGCACAATCACGTTACCGTTGGGGTAAATTAACAGATAGTGAGCCGTCACGATTTATTGAAGAGATTGATGCACAATATTTAGAATACCTAACACCTGCAGAAAGTAATTATCGCTATAAACCAATGATTGATAGTGATATCTTTGGAGATGTAGATAAATCAAAATTACGATTAGCAAAACCAATTGGATCAACTCCACCTAAAACGGTTTCTAACAACGAACCAAAATCGGATTTAAATATTCGTAAATTAAAACCAGTAGCAAGCAATCCAAATGCAAGTGCACCAAATTTATTTGACAACAAATTAACAATTGGTAATACTGTGATGCACGAACGATTTGGAAAAGGAGAGGTTGTTAATCTAGAAGGAGTAGGAGCAGATAAAAAAGCAGAGATAAAATTTGAAGTAGGAGGAATTAAAAAATTATTATTGCGATTTGCTAAGCTTGATGTAATAGGGTAG
- a CDS encoding M1 family metallopeptidase: MKYLLFFFTLFSFAQQTQYVNFKTVIGEISINTKDKALSGNVKYDFEVLQPIDTIKIDAQNMTFTDIKINGNEIISINTNKQLQLIFPFQKGKNTLTFNYSAQPKQALYFVNSESKDDIEIWTQGQGRYTSNWFPSFDDVNEKVVFNLDITFDKNYTVISNGILKNKLEDGNSFTWQYRMQNPMSSYLLALAIGKYEEKKLKSKSRIPLEYYIENNDISRFEPTYRYSKEIFDFLEKEIGVKYPWEIYRQAPARDFLYAGMENTTTTLFSTRYVVDSTGFEDRKYTNVNAHELAHHWFGNLITAESSTHHWLQEGFATYYALLAEKEIYGEDYFYSKLYETAQQLKFASRTDTIPVLNGKASSLTFYEKGAWALFVLHDALGDKIFKKVIKNYLKKYAFKTVNTEDFFDEIRKLSNYDLKQYSKVWLETTAFNTQQANELLNKNKATQTRLEVDKYNKKTIADKEEFLSKVLQSDVYFTVKKAIVNQLKTEKYESKKQLLTLALNTNNIQVRQEVAATLYKIPEDFRVQYEALLDDKSYQTQEIALFYLWNNFPSHRNEYLDKSKNWIGFNDYNLRTLWLSLALSTPNYATEPQLLINELIEYSSPKYEATTRQNALEKLIDFRLTNDAVLTNLVNATTHHMWQFSKFARESIRTLLKNSEMRSSFEGILPNLSSNEQFQLQRLLKE, from the coding sequence ATGAAATACCTTCTCTTTTTCTTTACCCTTTTCAGCTTCGCACAACAAACCCAATATGTCAATTTTAAAACAGTTATTGGAGAGATAAGTATTAATACCAAAGATAAAGCTCTATCAGGAAATGTTAAATATGATTTTGAGGTGCTTCAACCTATTGATACAATCAAAATTGACGCACAAAATATGACGTTTACAGATATAAAGATAAACGGTAATGAAATCATATCTATAAACACAAACAAGCAATTACAATTAATTTTTCCGTTTCAAAAAGGAAAAAACACACTTACTTTTAATTATTCAGCACAACCAAAACAAGCTTTGTATTTTGTTAATTCAGAGAGTAAAGATGATATTGAAATCTGGACACAAGGGCAAGGAAGATACACCAGCAACTGGTTTCCAAGCTTTGATGATGTAAATGAAAAAGTAGTTTTTAATTTAGATATTACTTTCGACAAAAACTATACTGTAATCTCAAATGGTATTTTGAAAAACAAGCTCGAAGATGGAAATTCATTTACTTGGCAATACCGCATGCAAAACCCTATGAGTTCGTATTTATTAGCACTTGCCATTGGAAAATATGAAGAAAAAAAACTCAAATCTAAATCACGAATTCCTTTAGAATATTATATAGAAAACAATGATATATCCCGTTTTGAGCCTACCTATCGCTACTCTAAAGAAATATTTGATTTTCTAGAAAAAGAAATAGGAGTAAAGTATCCTTGGGAAATATACAGGCAAGCTCCTGCACGTGACTTTTTATATGCAGGTATGGAAAATACAACTACAACTTTGTTTTCTACACGATACGTTGTTGATTCTACAGGTTTTGAAGACAGAAAATATACCAATGTTAATGCCCACGAATTAGCACACCACTGGTTTGGAAATTTAATCACGGCTGAAAGCAGTACTCATCATTGGCTACAAGAAGGTTTTGCTACCTATTATGCTTTACTTGCAGAAAAAGAGATTTACGGAGAAGACTATTTTTACTCTAAATTGTACGAAACAGCACAGCAACTTAAATTTGCATCAAGAACAGATACAATACCAGTTTTAAATGGCAAAGCAAGTTCGCTTACTTTTTATGAAAAAGGAGCATGGGCATTATTTGTTTTGCATGATGCATTAGGTGATAAAATCTTTAAAAAAGTAATTAAAAATTACTTAAAAAAGTATGCCTTCAAAACGGTAAATACTGAAGATTTTTTTGATGAAATAAGAAAACTGTCCAATTATGATTTAAAACAGTATTCTAAAGTATGGCTTGAAACAACAGCCTTTAATACACAACAAGCAAATGAATTACTAAACAAAAATAAAGCAACACAAACACGTTTAGAAGTAGATAAATACAACAAAAAAACAATAGCCGATAAAGAAGAATTCCTATCAAAAGTTTTACAATCAGATGTCTATTTTACAGTTAAGAAAGCAATTGTAAATCAACTGAAGACTGAAAAATACGAATCGAAAAAACAGTTACTTACACTAGCTTTAAATACAAATAACATACAAGTTCGACAAGAAGTAGCAGCAACTTTGTACAAGATACCCGAAGATTTTAGAGTACAATACGAGGCATTACTTGATGATAAATCGTATCAAACACAAGAGATAGCATTGTTTTATCTATGGAATAATTTCCCTTCACATCGCAATGAATATTTAGATAAATCAAAAAATTGGATTGGCTTCAATGATTACAACCTAAGAACATTATGGCTTTCGTTAGCGTTGTCAACACCTAATTACGCTACAGAGCCACAGTTATTAATAAACGAACTAATTGAATATTCTTCCCCTAAGTATGAAGCTACAACACGCCAAAATGCATTAGAAAAATTAATTGATTTTCGATTAACAAATGATGCAGTATTAACAAATCTTGTTAACGCTACAACCCATCATATGTGGCAATTTTCTAAATTTGCTAGAGAAAGTATTCGAACACTATTAAAAAATAGTGAAATGCGTAGTTCGTTTGAGGGAATTTTACCTAATTTGTCATCGAATGAACAATTTCAGTTACAACGTTTGTTAAAAGAGTAA
- a CDS encoding L-threonylcarbamoyladenylate synthase — protein sequence MAEFIKIYTDKPSEAAIAKVVKVLKNGGLVIYPTDTVYGLGCDITNSRALERIAKIKGVKLEKANFSFICHDLSNISDYVRQIDTSTFKILKRALPGPYTFILPGNNSLPKEFKKKTTVGIRVPDNSIALEIVRQLGNPIVSTSIRDEDDVIEYTTDPELIFEKWQNLVDMVIDGGYGDNVASTIIDLSEHEPIVVREGKGSLDIL from the coding sequence ATGGCAGAATTTATAAAAATATATACCGATAAACCAAGTGAAGCTGCTATTGCAAAAGTGGTAAAGGTTTTAAAAAATGGAGGTTTAGTTATTTATCCAACAGATACTGTTTATGGTCTAGGTTGTGATATTACTAATTCACGTGCATTAGAACGTATTGCAAAAATAAAAGGCGTTAAACTTGAAAAAGCGAATTTTTCATTTATATGCCACGATTTAAGCAACATCTCTGATTATGTAAGACAAATAGATACATCAACATTTAAAATACTAAAAAGAGCACTACCAGGTCCTTACACTTTTATCTTACCTGGTAACAACAGCTTACCAAAAGAATTCAAAAAGAAAACAACAGTCGGAATCCGTGTACCAGACAATTCAATTGCTCTAGAAATTGTACGTCAGTTAGGAAACCCAATTGTTTCTACCTCTATACGTGATGAAGATGACGTTATCGAATACACTACTGATCCAGAGCTAATTTTTGAAAAATGGCAAAATTTAGTAGATATGGTTATCGATGGTGGTTATGGAGATAACGTAGCATCAACTATTATTGATTTATCCGAACACGAACCAATTGTGGTCAGAGAAGGAAAAGGAAGCTTAGATATTCTATAA
- a CDS encoding sulfite exporter TauE/SafE family protein — MEEYIIILLCLAAFAAGFIDAIVGGGGLIQTPMGLILLPNLPVSTVIGTLKLPAFSGTAFAAFQYLKKVTIQWKLLLIMMFLAVPSAFLGSTLLTYVSNDFMKPLLLVVLSLLLIYTYAKKNFGQQVAKDHSAKTQITYAVLISVIVGFYDGFIGPGTGSFFVVAFIALMGFDFLHASANAKMVNLATNFGSICLFIIKGKIIWSIALPMAASNALGGWLGAKLAINKGNGFIRIFFLIVVIGTLIRFAYDVFYK, encoded by the coding sequence TTGGAAGAATATATTATAATTTTACTTTGCTTAGCTGCTTTTGCAGCAGGATTTATAGATGCTATCGTAGGAGGTGGAGGATTAATCCAAACTCCGATGGGATTGATCTTATTACCAAATTTACCTGTTTCTACAGTTATCGGAACTTTAAAACTACCTGCGTTTAGCGGAACTGCTTTTGCGGCTTTTCAATATTTAAAAAAAGTAACTATACAATGGAAGCTATTACTCATTATGATGTTTTTAGCAGTTCCATCGGCATTCTTAGGCTCTACGTTATTAACTTATGTGAGCAATGATTTTATGAAACCGTTGCTACTAGTAGTCTTATCACTATTATTGATTTATACTTATGCAAAAAAGAATTTTGGACAGCAAGTAGCCAAAGACCATTCTGCAAAAACTCAAATAACCTATGCTGTTTTAATTAGTGTAATTGTTGGGTTTTATGATGGTTTTATTGGCCCAGGGACAGGGAGCTTTTTTGTAGTAGCTTTTATAGCTTTAATGGGATTTGATTTTTTACATGCTTCTGCAAATGCCAAAATGGTCAATTTGGCAACAAATTTTGGATCAATTTGCTTATTCATTATAAAAGGAAAAATTATTTGGTCAATAGCTTTGCCAATGGCAGCAAGCAATGCTTTAGGCGGCTGGCTGGGTGCTAAATTAGCTATCAATAAAGGAAATGGTTTTATTCGAATATTCTTCTTGATTGTAGTAATTGGAACATTGATTCGCTTTGCTTACGATGTGTTTTATAAGTAA
- a CDS encoding patatin-like phospholipase family protein, translating to MRALVISGGGSKGAFAGGVAQYLLEIKKCQYDLFLGTSTGSLLIPHLALGNIHKIHGIYTNVNMGKIFNISPFVVKEKDGIDIVTINHFNVIRQFFKGKRTFGESKGLQKYIKDHFSISEFNQLKKLKTDVVVTVTNLSRNEAEYKSIKDCSYDEFCDWIWISSNYIPFMSLVSKNNSEYGDGGFSSLVPIREAIHRGATEIDVVILETEVNITKNAIGKNPFSLMIDLFRIALDQVEKHDIAIGKLIAKNKNVKLNLFYTPTKLTNNALIFNKEEMKKWWEEGYEYAQNKSEIMSDNR from the coding sequence ATGAGAGCATTGGTTATTTCAGGAGGAGGAAGCAAAGGAGCTTTTGCCGGAGGAGTTGCACAATATTTATTAGAGATAAAAAAATGTCAATACGACTTGTTTTTAGGTACATCAACAGGAAGCTTACTAATTCCGCATTTAGCCCTTGGGAACATACATAAAATCCATGGCATCTACACCAATGTAAACATGGGTAAAATATTTAATATTAGCCCATTTGTAGTAAAAGAAAAAGACGGAATTGATATTGTTACCATAAACCACTTTAATGTAATCCGTCAGTTTTTTAAAGGAAAAAGGACATTTGGAGAAAGCAAAGGATTGCAAAAATACATCAAAGATCACTTTTCTATATCCGAATTTAATCAGTTAAAAAAACTCAAAACTGATGTTGTTGTAACCGTTACAAATTTATCAAGAAATGAAGCAGAGTACAAATCAATAAAAGATTGTAGTTATGATGAGTTTTGCGACTGGATTTGGATATCAAGTAATTATATTCCGTTTATGAGTTTGGTATCTAAAAACAATTCTGAATATGGCGACGGAGGATTCTCAAGTTTAGTTCCAATTCGTGAGGCTATACATCGTGGAGCAACCGAAATAGATGTTGTTATCCTTGAAACAGAAGTCAATATAACTAAAAATGCTATTGGTAAAAATCCATTTTCATTAATGATAGATTTATTCCGAATAGCATTAGACCAAGTTGAAAAACATGATATTGCAATAGGAAAACTAATTGCAAAAAATAAGAATGTAAAACTAAACTTGTTTTATACACCTACAAAACTAACCAACAATGCATTAATTTTCAACAAAGAAGAAATGAAAAAATGGTGGGAAGAAGGGTATGAATACGCACAAAACAAATCTGAAATAATGAGCGATAATAGGTAA
- a CDS encoding aspartyl/asparaginyl beta-hydroxylase domain-containing protein, producing MDKLVRSIKFPIVFDVEKLQNDLGKIINKNWIDHYNTNDYSGKWNSIALMSQNGKSDSIHALPVTNEKLVATEVLNSCAYFKEILDGFLFEKTAVRLLQLAVSAEIKPHSDHCLGYEDGSFRLHIPIITNSDVEFVLDGTRLIMNEGECWYIDANFIHSVANRGTQDRIHLVIDGVRNEWTDALFYKEASEDQFVKPAPVMSEDQKKLMIAELRLMNTPMANEMIKNLEQ from the coding sequence ATGGATAAATTAGTACGCTCTATAAAGTTTCCGATTGTTTTTGATGTAGAAAAATTACAAAATGATCTTGGGAAAATCATAAACAAAAACTGGATTGACCATTATAACACCAATGATTATTCTGGTAAATGGAATTCGATTGCATTGATGTCTCAAAATGGTAAATCGGATTCAATTCATGCTTTGCCTGTTACTAACGAAAAACTGGTTGCTACCGAAGTTTTAAATTCATGTGCTTATTTTAAAGAGATTCTTGATGGTTTTTTATTCGAGAAAACAGCAGTACGCTTATTGCAATTGGCTGTAAGTGCAGAAATTAAGCCTCATAGTGATCATTGTTTAGGATATGAAGATGGTTCTTTTAGGCTGCATATTCCGATAATTACCAATAGTGATGTCGAGTTTGTCCTTGATGGTACTCGCTTGATTATGAATGAAGGGGAATGCTGGTATATAGATGCTAACTTTATTCATTCTGTTGCCAATAGAGGAACACAAGATCGAATTCATCTAGTTATTGATGGGGTAAGAAACGAATGGACTGATGCTCTGTTTTATAAAGAAGCTTCTGAAGATCAATTTGTAAAACCTGCTCCTGTAATGAGTGAAGATCAAAAAAAGCTTATGATTGCTGAGTTACGTCTAATGAATACACCAATGGCAAACGAAATGATTAAAAATTTAGAACAATAA
- a CDS encoding DUF4348 domain-containing protein: MKIILKSSFVFLLLLLVSCKKETAPQDKIISNDAPNKIVTIEEEKPKNVTDKTHQEDFKYFFRLFNNDTVFQLSRITFPLRVKINNDDLELVDYVIPKEKYTTINLDKNPKERDYKQQLILKGDKAVIQQRGLNNGIFIDYYFEKIDGKWQLVTWVDVST; this comes from the coding sequence ATGAAAATAATTTTAAAATCATCTTTTGTGTTTTTACTATTGCTTCTCGTAAGTTGCAAAAAAGAAACTGCACCCCAAGATAAAATTATTTCAAACGATGCACCAAACAAAATTGTTACAATCGAAGAAGAAAAACCAAAAAATGTAACGGATAAAACGCATCAAGAAGACTTCAAGTATTTCTTTAGGTTATTTAACAATGATACTGTATTTCAACTAAGTAGAATTACTTTTCCATTAAGAGTCAAAATCAACAATGACGATCTAGAACTAGTTGACTATGTAATTCCTAAAGAGAAATACACAACAATTAACTTAGACAAAAACCCCAAGGAAAGAGATTATAAACAGCAATTAATTTTAAAAGGAGACAAAGCTGTAATCCAACAACGCGGGCTTAATAATGGGATTTTTATAGATTATTATTTTGAAAAAATTGATGGGAAATGGCAACTTGTAACTTGGGTTGATGTTTCGACTTAA
- a CDS encoding DUF1697 domain-containing protein, whose protein sequence is MTTHLALLRGINVSGHNMIKMEALKTTLEGIGFQNVQTYIQSGNVFVDTDEDNASKVGFLIKQEIFKVFGHEVPIVVISKEDLEACFKNNPFLKEKDADIKKLYVAFISIALRSESINDLKISQFKPDEASIDGNRIFIKYAVGAGKTRFDQKYIEKKLNVTATIRNWNTVTQLLKIYEEREGA, encoded by the coding sequence ATGACAACACATCTCGCATTACTTCGTGGTATCAATGTTTCAGGACATAACATGATAAAAATGGAAGCTTTAAAAACAACACTTGAAGGTATAGGCTTTCAAAATGTACAAACTTACATTCAGTCAGGAAATGTTTTTGTAGATACTGATGAAGACAATGCGTCGAAAGTTGGTTTTTTAATCAAACAAGAGATATTCAAAGTTTTTGGACATGAAGTGCCAATTGTGGTTATTAGCAAAGAAGATTTAGAAGCTTGTTTTAAAAACAATCCCTTTTTAAAAGAAAAGGATGCCGACATTAAAAAACTATATGTTGCTTTTATTTCGATAGCATTGCGAAGCGAAAGCATAAATGATTTAAAAATAAGTCAATTTAAGCCAGACGAAGCAAGCATTGACGGCAATAGAATATTTATTAAATATGCCGTTGGGGCTGGAAAAACAAGATTTGACCAAAAATACATTGAGAAAAAATTAAACGTAACAGCGACTATACGAAACTGGAATACTGTAACCCAATTATTAAAAATCTACGAAGAAAGGGAAGGGGCATGA
- a CDS encoding OmpA/MotB family protein yields the protein MRKIFIALTALMVLSSCVSKKKYADLEAKNKETQDLLNSCTVKLNSCLEEKAGLTATVASLKEHNQNLISSSKDLTMLTSKGAENLEKSLESLKEKDLKISRLQDALTKKDSVTLALVTSLKGAVGINDPDIEINVEKGVVFISIADKLLFKSGSYDVTDKAKTVLAKVAKVVNDKPDFECMVEGHTDSVPYKSNGILLDNWDLSVKRSTSIVRVLTNDLGVNPAKLIAAGRSSYVPLVENDTAENKARNRRTRIVVMPKIDQFYDMVEKEMKKQSGK from the coding sequence ATGAGAAAAATATTCATTGCTCTAACTGCACTAATGGTACTATCTTCGTGTGTTTCTAAAAAGAAATATGCTGATTTAGAAGCTAAAAACAAAGAAACTCAAGATTTATTAAATTCTTGTACTGTAAAATTAAATTCTTGTTTAGAAGAAAAAGCTGGTTTAACTGCTACAGTTGCAAGTTTAAAAGAACATAACCAAAATTTAATTAGTAGTTCTAAAGATTTAACAATGCTAACTTCTAAAGGAGCTGAGAATTTAGAAAAATCATTGGAAAGCTTAAAAGAAAAAGATTTAAAAATATCTAGACTTCAAGATGCCTTAACTAAGAAAGACAGTGTTACTCTTGCTTTGGTTACTAGCTTAAAAGGAGCTGTTGGAATCAACGATCCAGACATTGAAATTAATGTTGAAAAAGGAGTTGTGTTTATTTCTATTGCTGACAAATTATTGTTTAAAAGTGGTAGCTATGATGTAACTGACAAAGCTAAAACTGTTTTAGCTAAAGTTGCTAAAGTTGTTAATGACAAACCAGACTTTGAGTGTATGGTTGAGGGGCATACTGATAGCGTTCCTTACAAAAGTAATGGTATATTGCTAGACAACTGGGATTTAAGTGTTAAACGTTCTACGTCTATTGTTCGTGTATTAACAAATGATCTTGGTGTTAACCCTGCAAAATTAATTGCTGCTGGTAGAAGTTCTTATGTGCCTTTAGTTGAAAATGATACAGCTGAAAACAAAGCACGTAACAGAAGAACTCGTATTGTTGTTATGCCTAAAATTGACCAATTCTATGATATGGTTGAAAAAGAAATGAAAAAACAATCAGGTAAATAA